The following proteins are co-located in the Spirosoma montaniterrae genome:
- a CDS encoding OmpA family protein has product MRFVFLILLISSTLPLHAQVTKTSKPVTVFVINAVDAKTSTDLPASFTISALSAKQKWVGQSQPGRPFSFTLTRTDTLNVIANAKGYYEAEEIMVVSCDTCPDYGYAIRLDKEDPKADSIFRNLEVNKVFRLDKVYFDQSSYVLRPESYPQLDKLAKTLRQMPNVVIEIAGHTDNVGDRRLNQALSENRAKVIRSYLTRHAITETRLRANGYGDSRPAAPNDSEENKRKNRRVEFVVLAM; this is encoded by the coding sequence ATGCGCTTTGTTTTTCTGATCTTACTGATTAGCAGCACGTTGCCCCTTCATGCTCAGGTAACGAAGACCTCAAAGCCGGTAACGGTGTTTGTGATAAACGCCGTCGATGCTAAAACCAGCACCGATCTACCCGCATCATTCACCATCAGCGCGCTGAGTGCCAAACAGAAATGGGTGGGGCAAAGTCAGCCCGGCAGGCCGTTTTCGTTTACGCTGACCCGCACCGATACGCTCAACGTAATCGCCAACGCCAAAGGCTATTACGAAGCCGAAGAGATCATGGTGGTTTCGTGCGATACCTGCCCCGACTATGGCTACGCCATCCGGCTCGATAAAGAAGACCCTAAAGCCGACAGCATTTTTCGCAATCTGGAAGTCAACAAAGTCTTTCGACTTGATAAAGTATATTTCGATCAGAGCAGTTACGTACTCCGTCCCGAATCGTACCCGCAGTTGGATAAATTAGCGAAAACGCTCCGGCAAATGCCCAATGTAGTCATTGAAATTGCCGGACATACCGACAACGTGGGCGACCGACGGCTGAATCAGGCGCTGTCGGAAAATCGGGCTAAGGTCATTCGTAGCTACCTCACCCGCCACGCCATTACCGAGACCCGGCTCCGCGCCAATGGCTACGGCGACAGTCGGCCAGCCGCCCCCAATGATTCGGAAGAAAACAAACGAAAGAACCGACGCGTTGAATTCGTTGTCTTAGCAATGTAG
- a CDS encoding oxygenase MpaB family protein has protein sequence MTYFVQPGSIVRQIWGDADVILLVFAGSSAEFALNRAVDWLFFTGKLPADPIARLFSTVRYAQEIVFAPDDRARQAIARMATIHAGVEQKRGYQIPDWAYRDVLYMLIDYSERAFQTLHRPLTLSEKDELFSTFRAVGAGMGVPDLPGSYADWQTDRQTHLNRDLARSEFTDRLFQRYRDQLGNWRYDLLRQAQALLVPQQVGQLLNLPPKPLLSHTIGLYKLLNVLRLRSVVQRALLPTEYLAQIRALDR, from the coding sequence ATGACCTATTTTGTTCAACCCGGCTCGATTGTTCGGCAGATTTGGGGTGACGCCGACGTGATTTTGCTGGTCTTCGCCGGATCGTCGGCTGAGTTCGCGCTTAACAGGGCCGTTGACTGGCTTTTTTTCACGGGTAAACTCCCCGCCGACCCGATTGCACGGCTATTTTCGACGGTTCGGTATGCACAGGAAATCGTGTTTGCCCCCGACGACCGCGCCCGACAGGCCATTGCCCGAATGGCAACCATTCACGCAGGGGTTGAACAGAAACGAGGGTATCAAATTCCCGACTGGGCCTACCGCGACGTGCTGTACATGCTCATCGATTATTCTGAGCGGGCCTTTCAAACGCTGCACCGACCGCTAACCCTATCCGAAAAAGATGAATTGTTCAGCACCTTCCGGGCTGTGGGCGCGGGCATGGGCGTCCCCGATTTGCCCGGTTCCTACGCCGATTGGCAAACCGACCGGCAAACCCACCTGAACCGCGACCTGGCTCGCAGCGAATTTACCGACCGGCTGTTTCAACGTTACCGCGACCAGTTGGGCAACTGGCGATACGATCTGCTCCGGCAGGCGCAGGCACTACTTGTACCACAACAGGTTGGTCAGCTATTGAACTTACCACCGAAGCCGTTACTTTCGCATACCATCGGCCTGTACAAACTGCTGAATGTACTCCGGCTGCGGTCGGTGGTGCAGCGGGCACTGCTACCGACCGAGTATCTGGCGCAGATTCGGGCGTTGGATCGGTAG
- a CDS encoding L-serine ammonia-lyase, translated as MSVITTSVFDLFKIGPGPSSSHTIGPMKAAFDFRQRIGQLPTGVQQQASAIHIHLYGSLSATGKGHGTDRAVVAGLLGWQPETTDPVALLALLKDPTVTYPVMVGDEPIHVGPHSLHFERKRYDSPYANTMVLRLTAGEQTLAEEEYYSIGGGFIIRKGEPENGPVAASVPYPYSTMNELKAHLKNGLSLDNLLMANEMALTGRTRADINARIDQLLEFMHKAVRRGLRHKGILPGSIRLSRKAPVLYQQAKTMANSSDSFLIFLNAYCLAASEENAAGGIVVTAPTSGASGVIPGLTYLARHHFHYDRATLRAGMLAAAMIGFLVKHNASISGAEMGCMGEIGTASAMGAAFLTRCAQPTGSIETIEAAAEIGIEHHLGMTCDPIGGYVQIPCIERNAMGAVKAYNAFLLATSGAASFQKISLDAVIKVMKATGRDMSTKYKETSEAGLALSATEC; from the coding sequence ATGTCTGTCATCACTACGTCTGTCTTCGATTTGTTTAAAATTGGGCCGGGGCCGTCGAGTTCGCACACGATTGGTCCGATGAAAGCCGCGTTCGATTTTCGCCAGCGAATCGGGCAACTGCCTACCGGGGTGCAGCAGCAAGCCAGTGCCATTCACATTCACCTCTATGGCTCGCTCAGCGCGACCGGCAAAGGACATGGCACCGACCGCGCCGTAGTGGCTGGTCTGCTGGGCTGGCAACCCGAAACCACCGACCCTGTTGCGCTCCTCGCCCTGCTCAAAGACCCGACTGTTACGTACCCCGTGATGGTGGGCGATGAGCCGATTCATGTTGGGCCGCATAGCCTTCACTTTGAGCGCAAACGCTACGATTCGCCTTATGCAAATACGATGGTGCTGCGGCTCACAGCGGGCGAACAGACACTGGCCGAAGAAGAATATTATTCCATCGGGGGCGGGTTTATCATCCGCAAAGGTGAACCGGAAAATGGCCCGGTAGCCGCGTCGGTGCCGTATCCATACAGCACGATGAACGAGCTGAAAGCACATCTCAAAAACGGCCTTTCGCTCGATAACCTGCTGATGGCGAACGAAATGGCGTTGACAGGGCGCACCCGCGCTGACATCAATGCCCGAATTGATCAACTGCTCGAGTTCATGCACAAGGCCGTTCGGCGGGGTTTGCGACATAAAGGCATACTGCCCGGCTCGATTCGGCTTAGCCGGAAGGCTCCGGTGCTGTACCAGCAAGCCAAAACGATGGCTAATTCATCAGACAGTTTCCTGATTTTCCTGAATGCTTACTGTTTGGCCGCATCGGAAGAAAACGCGGCTGGCGGCATTGTCGTAACGGCTCCAACGTCGGGCGCGTCGGGTGTGATTCCGGGGCTTACATACTTAGCCAGGCACCATTTTCATTATGACCGGGCCACGCTGCGGGCCGGTATGCTGGCGGCTGCCATGATTGGTTTTCTGGTGAAACACAACGCCAGCATTTCGGGCGCAGAAATGGGCTGCATGGGCGAGATTGGCACGGCATCAGCAATGGGCGCGGCTTTCCTGACGCGTTGCGCCCAGCCCACCGGCTCGATTGAGACTATTGAAGCAGCCGCCGAAATTGGCATCGAACACCACCTCGGCATGACCTGCGACCCCATTGGTGGCTACGTGCAGATTCCATGCATCGAACGCAACGCAATGGGTGCCGTGAAAGCCTATAACGCCTTTCTGCTGGCTACGTCGGGGGCGGCTTCGTTCCAGAAAATTTCGCTCGATGCCGTCATAAAAGTGATGAAAGCCACAGGCCGCGACATGTCTACCAAATACAAAGAAACTTCCGAAGCCGGACTGGCCCTGAGCGCAACAGAATGCTGA
- a CDS encoding AI-2E family transporter yields MINNTIYTPKQQRILLITSLIIIAGFMIVGLRNYISAFLGAGILYVVLRPWFAALALKRGWKRPLVAALLILFSFVVIVMPFLTLSLLLADRIQQYSQNPQQILDLIHKGEDLTGFKITSPQNIRQIVQQGASYASRLLPSVAGGLLDFIIIIGLMFFTMYFMFVQNEAFHNGLQKYLPFKRDTQRELGESLKNNVNANVLGQGLVSLVQGILTGLTLWIFGVPDPAFWGVVAFFLAFIPVLGTPLVWGPAALIQLSQGNTGQGVGILLVGAIVITNIDNLLRIMLARRMGDIHPLVTLAGIVLGVPIFGILGLVIGPLLVSYFIVLMGVFERENRQQRDEVARDEAKVEEVASSEK; encoded by the coding sequence ATGATAAACAATACGATTTACACGCCTAAGCAACAGCGTATTCTGCTCATTACCAGTCTGATCATCATTGCCGGGTTCATGATCGTAGGGCTGCGAAACTACATTTCGGCCTTTCTGGGTGCGGGCATTTTATACGTGGTTCTCCGCCCGTGGTTCGCGGCCCTGGCGTTGAAACGGGGCTGGAAACGTCCGCTGGTAGCTGCCCTGCTTATCCTTTTCTCGTTCGTGGTCATTGTGATGCCGTTTCTGACCCTGAGCCTGTTGCTGGCCGACCGGATTCAGCAGTACAGTCAGAACCCACAGCAGATTCTGGACCTGATTCACAAAGGGGAAGACCTGACGGGCTTCAAGATTACCAGTCCGCAAAACATCCGGCAGATTGTGCAGCAGGGAGCTTCGTATGCCAGTCGGTTGCTGCCGTCGGTGGCGGGTGGCCTGCTCGACTTCATTATCATTATCGGCCTGATGTTCTTCACGATGTATTTTATGTTCGTGCAGAACGAAGCGTTTCATAATGGTCTGCAAAAGTACCTGCCTTTCAAACGCGACACGCAGCGCGAACTGGGCGAATCGCTCAAGAACAACGTGAACGCCAACGTGTTGGGGCAGGGTTTGGTTAGTTTGGTACAGGGGATTTTGACCGGACTGACGCTCTGGATTTTTGGCGTACCTGACCCGGCCTTCTGGGGCGTGGTGGCGTTTTTTCTGGCGTTTATTCCGGTGCTGGGTACGCCCCTTGTCTGGGGACCAGCCGCTTTGATTCAGCTCTCGCAGGGCAACACCGGGCAGGGCGTCGGTATTCTGCTGGTGGGGGCCATCGTGATTACCAACATCGACAACCTGCTACGCATCATGCTCGCCAGGCGCATGGGCGACATTCACCCGTTGGTTACACTGGCCGGCATTGTGCTGGGCGTACCTATTTTCGGCATTCTGGGCCTGGTAATCGGTCCGCTGCTGGTGTCGTACTTCATCGTGCTGATGGGCGTTTTCGAGCGCGAAAACCGGCAGCAGCGCGACGAAGTTGCCCGCGACGAAGCGAAAGTGGAGGAAGTGGCGAGTAGTGAAAAATGA
- a CDS encoding GIN domain-containing protein, with protein sequence MKKTISINISGVIFHIEEDGYDKLKSYLATVQQYFSTYEDSQEIITDIENRIAEKLLGKLKAADKQAVSLEDVNELIAAMGTVADFEAVEEEEVLVTNGGRNSATTAGRSATGAQSGPTAGAYGSQTGAGVGEQPRRLVRDLRRKTLGGVAAGLAYYFNMDVVWIRLIFVALVVGLPALLGASGGDASGGLSGFTVLAYIAMWIALPGVMTIEEDKTVKKFYRNPDDEVLGGVASGIASYFGIDTGIVRLLFVLGIVFFGVGFLLYIVLWIIAPQANTLTEKMEMQGRPITLSNIEQSIKQNLNINENPQNESTLTRILLFPFRAIATVIGGLSSALGPFLNGVVAVIRVFAGIMLLVIGFALMIACLAFLGAAIGLWSSTAIGSGGFPTELIRADVTLPMVLAGFASGILPAFGIAILGVMLVTMRNVISSRTSLTLAGIWLVSLVAFFGMASPVINSFKRRGTVEETKVLNVAGAVPTFALNDTEDEYEDWGTRPSIELKGYDGTTINLIQRFRAQGSTRSEAQENARQITYQYTVKDSVVTFNDALEIRKRFRGQDLDMTIQIPYEKPFRMTAEFARYIRNVFGEKELDRMRASLWKFSKVPDSDRDELICINFPREKDRSDDSEDNDVTDLTDDVQNAVASELGDDFDEIGEHTRQFTVGKFAKTDVSGAFVVRFRKGDAYKVVADGREEDLEDVKVDTKGNTLEVYIDRQRLFDWGNRKRIGLTITVPRIEELKLSGASKAQLTGFGKADKLNIEMSGACRTVFDGDVDKLSIDLTGASNAVLRGRAGQLDADLSGASKIEATSLQVDKATVDASGASRADLGKVGTLDSETSGASKVTRQ encoded by the coding sequence ATGAAAAAGACCATCAGCATCAATATAAGTGGCGTTATCTTCCACATCGAGGAAGACGGCTACGATAAACTGAAAAGCTATCTGGCAACGGTTCAGCAGTATTTTTCGACTTATGAAGACAGCCAGGAAATTATCACCGACATCGAAAACCGCATCGCCGAAAAATTGCTGGGTAAGCTGAAAGCGGCTGACAAACAGGCGGTTTCGCTCGAAGACGTGAACGAACTCATTGCCGCTATGGGCACCGTAGCCGACTTTGAGGCTGTAGAAGAGGAAGAGGTTTTAGTAACCAACGGTGGGCGCAATTCAGCCACAACGGCAGGCCGGTCGGCAACGGGAGCGCAAAGCGGCCCAACCGCCGGAGCCTATGGTTCACAGACGGGCGCGGGCGTTGGCGAACAACCCCGCCGACTCGTACGCGACCTGCGTCGGAAAACGCTGGGGGGCGTAGCGGCTGGTCTGGCCTATTATTTTAACATGGACGTCGTGTGGATACGGCTCATTTTTGTGGCGTTGGTGGTGGGGCTGCCTGCCCTGCTCGGAGCCAGTGGGGGCGATGCGTCGGGTGGTCTGAGCGGCTTTACCGTGCTGGCCTACATTGCCATGTGGATTGCCCTGCCGGGAGTAATGACCATCGAGGAAGATAAAACCGTCAAGAAATTTTACCGCAACCCCGACGACGAAGTACTTGGGGGCGTAGCATCGGGTATTGCGTCGTATTTCGGTATCGACACGGGCATTGTCCGGTTGCTGTTCGTGCTGGGTATCGTGTTCTTCGGCGTCGGTTTTCTGCTCTATATCGTACTCTGGATCATTGCGCCACAAGCCAATACGCTCACCGAGAAAATGGAAATGCAGGGCCGACCCATCACGCTCTCGAACATCGAGCAAAGCATTAAACAGAACCTGAATATCAACGAAAATCCGCAGAATGAAAGTACGCTTACCCGCATTCTGCTGTTCCCGTTCCGGGCCATTGCCACCGTTATTGGCGGGTTGAGCAGCGCGTTGGGGCCGTTTCTGAACGGGGTAGTAGCCGTGATCCGGGTGTTTGCCGGTATTATGCTGCTGGTGATTGGTTTCGCGCTCATGATTGCGTGTCTGGCCTTTCTGGGCGCGGCCATCGGGCTGTGGTCCAGCACGGCCATTGGCTCTGGCGGTTTCCCAACCGAACTGATTCGTGCCGACGTGACGCTGCCGATGGTGCTGGCGGGCTTTGCATCGGGCATTCTGCCTGCCTTTGGCATCGCTATTCTGGGCGTTATGCTCGTTACGATGCGTAACGTTATCAGCAGCCGCACGTCGCTCACACTGGCGGGTATCTGGTTAGTTAGTCTGGTGGCATTTTTTGGAATGGCTTCGCCGGTAATCAACAGCTTCAAACGCCGGGGAACGGTCGAAGAAACGAAGGTGCTGAACGTAGCCGGAGCCGTGCCAACTTTCGCGCTGAACGACACTGAAGACGAGTATGAAGACTGGGGTACGCGTCCGTCTATCGAACTGAAAGGCTACGACGGCACGACCATCAACCTCATCCAGCGGTTTCGGGCGCAGGGCAGCACCCGTTCTGAAGCTCAGGAGAACGCCCGGCAGATAACGTATCAGTATACCGTAAAGGATTCGGTTGTGACCTTTAACGACGCGCTGGAGATTCGGAAACGCTTCCGGGGACAGGATTTGGACATGACCATCCAGATTCCCTACGAAAAACCATTCCGTATGACTGCCGAGTTTGCCCGGTATATCCGCAATGTGTTCGGTGAAAAGGAGTTAGACCGGATGCGGGCCAGTTTGTGGAAATTCAGTAAAGTACCCGATTCAGACCGCGACGAACTGATCTGCATTAACTTTCCCCGCGAAAAAGACCGCAGCGACGACAGCGAAGACAACGACGTAACCGACCTTACCGACGACGTACAGAACGCCGTTGCCAGCGAACTCGGCGACGATTTCGATGAGATAGGCGAACATACGCGGCAGTTCACCGTTGGCAAATTCGCTAAAACTGACGTGTCGGGCGCGTTTGTGGTGCGCTTCCGCAAGGGCGATGCCTACAAAGTCGTGGCCGATGGTCGGGAGGAAGATCTTGAAGACGTAAAAGTAGACACGAAAGGCAATACGCTGGAAGTGTACATCGACCGGCAACGCCTGTTCGACTGGGGCAACCGCAAACGTATTGGTCTGACCATCACAGTGCCGCGCATCGAAGAACTGAAACTGTCGGGGGCGTCGAAAGCTCAATTGACGGGATTTGGCAAAGCCGATAAACTGAATATCGAGATGAGCGGTGCCTGTCGCACGGTTTTCGATGGCGACGTTGATAAACTCTCGATTGACCTTACGGGTGCATCGAACGCCGTGTTGCGGGGCCGGGCCGGGCAGTTGGATGCCGACCTGAGCGGAGCCAGCAAAATAGAAGCTACCAGCCTGCAAGTCGATAAAGCAACGGTCGATGCCAGCGGAGCCAGCCGTGCCGATCTCGGTAAGGTCGGCACGCTCGACTCCGAAACATCGGGAGCCAGCAAAGTAACGCGGCAGTAA
- a CDS encoding PadR family transcriptional regulator: protein MNIENAQVQMRKGILEFCILHIISRGEIYASDMLDELTSARIMVVEGTLYPLLTRLKNAGLLDYKWVESTSGPPRKYYILTELGRTSLDALNETWLELSDSVNAIISKTEQHTKPANGTAAPMEMPGSQTPPSSAI from the coding sequence ATGAATATAGAAAATGCACAGGTGCAGATGCGGAAAGGAATTCTGGAATTCTGCATTCTGCACATCATATCGCGGGGCGAAATCTACGCGTCCGATATGCTCGACGAGCTTACGTCGGCCCGCATCATGGTGGTGGAAGGAACGCTCTACCCGCTGCTGACCCGGCTCAAAAACGCTGGTCTGCTCGATTACAAATGGGTAGAATCGACCTCCGGGCCACCGCGCAAGTACTACATCCTGACCGAGTTGGGCCGCACGTCGCTCGACGCCCTCAACGAAACCTGGCTGGAGTTGTCGGATTCGGTCAATGCCATCATCAGCAAGACGGAGCAGCACACCAAACCGGCCAACGGCACAGCCGCCCCTATGGAAATGCCCGGATCACAAACACCTCCTTCATCAGCCATCTAA
- a CDS encoding C25 family cysteine peptidase, with the protein MFARFVLPLLLITSSLTAQSVLPSSDPTRWINYYQSYVKIPVAQSGLYRISAGQLRQAGVPTNAIDPRTIQLFHRGIEQAIFISGETNGQFDADDYIEFYGRANDGLADSALYRPTSAQPHTYYSLFSDTTAYFLTWRLDGMPGRRMAAYTDTTGADLTPEPFHWAEDRRVFTDTYPGYATGLVGKTEFSHYEAGEGYTGPIQQKDKPYDTAIPMPNAYRNGPRPETEILLVGREFQNHHVECFAGPLTGPQWLLDSIRFSGYDNARIKQLLDWQQIDAGNWLRLSTVSRGVSSETDRYSISYLRVRYPQRLTVGNQPLYRLELPPNPAGRSLMVVGDVLPDTRFFDITEPNAPVCIGHTRPAPATARLVVRGTDIRRTILSSSHPLNVTGIRPVLFQDFSRRRPTYLIISHEDLMQPTTGSANPVRDYAAYRASIAGGSFDTLTVTMTQLIDQFSYGERHPLAIRRFAGQLLHQSRESAKRPHYLLLLGRGRLTPGVRRNPDQARLDLVMTMGFPASDALFTAGLDGFAADVPAIPTGRVNAGSPQEVLAYLDKVTEYENQTNDQLWRKNWLHLSGGRSPGEVELFRSLVDGYAARATAEPLGAQVSTVARQTTDFVEPVDVSGPVNAGVGLMTFFGHSGLDVTDVDIGFCSNDALGYRNRGRYPVLLINGCAVGNFFFGRPTLSADWILTPRRGAIACLAPSHLSYAEYLDQYSTEFYKLLTDSTQLHKSIGQLQQETIRRVLARSSDGGTVANVQQMVLQGDPAIRPFPFQTPDYAISVGGLQILGDSSQPLTAQSDSVRIRAVVQNSSLFRGRSLPVRVRRFVNEQETGIYNLRWPRAVAFRDTLVLTLPNERNAVGSHRFEITLNPLGDIAEDNRANNTATAELNVSGSDPNLANQPNTHLPDGVIFLANAPLRDVYQGDTVTVTFGLANLGPVSFTDSLTVRQTLYAASQTVPLTQQWRIGSPQPGDTLRFTTRLPTESLPGLNRLVLTVNPRILPEYSFANNTLNLALPVQPDTRGPLLEVAIDGARIENDAVVSARPIIDLLVADDNRALLRRDTSGIDLFLQRPGSNRPFERLSWRGSTSRPAGPDNVFRLRYASPDLPDGTYHLLATAHDALGNRAAPYRVQFRILRERLLTDFTAYPNPFRDQILFSTQLTGDRAPDSLLLTISDLAGRIIRRFRQHGRIGLNELVWDGRAESGESLPAGLYFYTLQISDSGAPWPIADAAQGKLSGRILLVR; encoded by the coding sequence ATGTTCGCTCGTTTTGTACTCCCATTACTGCTCATAACCAGTTCGCTGACCGCGCAATCTGTTTTGCCCTCGTCTGACCCCACGCGCTGGATCAACTATTACCAATCGTATGTGAAAATCCCGGTGGCGCAGAGCGGCCTTTACCGCATTAGCGCGGGTCAGTTGCGGCAGGCGGGCGTACCGACAAACGCTATTGATCCGCGCACGATACAGTTATTTCATCGGGGCATTGAACAGGCGATTTTTATTTCCGGCGAAACCAATGGGCAATTCGATGCCGACGACTATATCGAATTCTATGGCCGCGCAAACGATGGCCTTGCCGATTCGGCTTTGTACAGGCCCACGTCGGCCCAACCGCACACCTACTACAGCCTGTTTAGCGACACTACGGCCTATTTTCTGACCTGGCGGCTCGACGGGATGCCGGGCCGACGCATGGCTGCGTACACCGACACCACCGGCGCGGACCTGACGCCGGAGCCGTTTCACTGGGCCGAAGACCGGCGCGTTTTTACCGACACTTACCCCGGCTACGCGACTGGGCTTGTTGGAAAAACCGAGTTCAGCCATTACGAAGCGGGCGAAGGGTATACGGGACCAATTCAGCAAAAAGACAAACCCTATGACACGGCTATTCCGATGCCCAACGCCTACCGAAATGGCCCGCGCCCCGAAACTGAGATCCTGCTGGTTGGACGTGAGTTTCAGAATCACCACGTCGAGTGCTTCGCCGGGCCGCTGACTGGCCCGCAATGGTTGCTCGATTCGATACGATTTTCGGGGTACGACAACGCCCGTATTAAACAACTACTTGATTGGCAACAAATTGACGCCGGCAACTGGCTGCGACTCTCGACCGTATCGCGGGGTGTTTCGAGCGAAACCGACCGCTATTCGATTTCTTATCTTCGGGTGCGGTATCCGCAGCGGCTCACGGTCGGCAATCAGCCACTTTATCGGTTAGAGTTGCCGCCTAACCCCGCCGGGCGGTCGCTGATGGTGGTTGGCGACGTACTGCCTGACACGCGCTTTTTTGACATCACGGAACCCAACGCGCCCGTCTGCATCGGTCATACAAGGCCCGCACCCGCTACGGCCCGGCTGGTAGTGCGCGGGACCGACATACGCCGAACCATACTCAGTAGCAGCCACCCGCTAAACGTTACGGGCATCCGGCCTGTATTGTTTCAGGACTTCAGCAGACGCCGACCAACGTATCTGATAATCAGCCACGAAGACCTGATGCAACCTACCACTGGCAGTGCCAATCCCGTGCGCGATTACGCGGCTTACCGGGCGTCGATAGCCGGGGGCAGTTTCGATACACTGACAGTTACGATGACGCAATTGATCGATCAGTTCAGCTATGGCGAACGGCACCCGCTGGCAATTCGCCGGTTTGCCGGGCAACTCCTGCACCAAAGCCGGGAGTCGGCCAAACGACCGCACTATTTGCTCCTGCTGGGTCGGGGTCGGCTCACGCCCGGCGTTCGGCGCAACCCCGATCAGGCCCGGCTGGACTTAGTTATGACAATGGGATTTCCGGCTTCCGACGCGCTATTTACGGCGGGTTTGGACGGCTTCGCTGCCGATGTACCGGCCATTCCGACCGGACGCGTGAACGCCGGAAGTCCGCAGGAGGTACTGGCTTATTTAGACAAAGTGACTGAGTACGAAAACCAGACCAACGACCAGCTTTGGCGCAAAAACTGGCTGCACCTGAGCGGAGGCCGTTCGCCCGGCGAAGTAGAGTTATTCCGGTCGCTGGTGGATGGTTATGCTGCAAGAGCCACTGCCGAACCGCTGGGGGCGCAGGTCAGTACCGTAGCCCGGCAAACGACCGATTTTGTGGAGCCGGTCGATGTGTCGGGACCGGTGAACGCGGGCGTGGGGCTGATGACGTTTTTCGGCCATTCGGGACTTGACGTAACGGATGTAGACATCGGTTTTTGCTCAAACGATGCGCTCGGCTATCGCAATCGGGGTCGCTACCCGGTGCTGCTCATCAACGGCTGTGCGGTCGGTAACTTTTTCTTCGGTCGGCCAACGCTCTCTGCCGACTGGATTCTGACGCCCCGGCGCGGAGCCATCGCCTGTCTCGCCCCCAGCCATCTGAGCTACGCCGAATACCTCGATCAGTACAGCACAGAATTTTATAAACTCCTCACCGACAGCACGCAGCTTCATAAATCTATCGGACAGTTGCAACAGGAAACCATTCGGCGGGTGCTGGCCCGGTCGTCGGATGGAGGTACGGTCGCCAATGTTCAGCAGATGGTGTTGCAGGGCGATCCGGCCATTCGCCCGTTCCCGTTCCAAACGCCCGATTACGCCATATCGGTGGGCGGTTTGCAGATTCTGGGCGACAGCAGCCAACCGCTAACGGCACAGAGCGATTCTGTTCGGATACGGGCGGTAGTGCAAAACAGCAGCCTGTTTCGGGGCAGGTCGTTGCCCGTGCGGGTGCGCCGGTTTGTGAATGAACAGGAGACTGGTATCTACAACCTGCGGTGGCCGCGTGCGGTAGCATTTCGCGATACGCTGGTGCTGACATTGCCCAACGAGCGAAATGCCGTTGGCTCCCATCGGTTCGAGATTACGTTGAATCCGCTGGGCGATATTGCCGAAGACAACCGCGCCAACAACACGGCCACTGCCGAACTGAACGTGTCTGGTTCTGACCCAAACCTGGCAAACCAGCCCAACACGCACTTACCCGATGGCGTCATTTTTCTGGCTAATGCGCCCCTCCGCGACGTGTACCAGGGCGACACGGTGACGGTTACGTTCGGGCTTGCCAACCTCGGCCCGGTTTCATTTACCGACTCGCTGACGGTTCGACAAACCCTGTACGCTGCCAGTCAAACAGTTCCATTAACGCAGCAATGGCGCATCGGATCGCCCCAGCCCGGCGATACGCTTCGGTTCACTACCCGCCTGCCAACCGAGTCGCTGCCGGGTCTGAATCGGCTGGTGCTGACCGTCAACCCGCGCATCCTGCCCGAATATTCGTTTGCCAACAACACCCTCAATCTGGCCCTGCCCGTGCAGCCCGACACACGCGGGCCGCTGCTCGAAGTGGCTATCGACGGTGCGCGAATAGAAAACGACGCCGTAGTGTCGGCCCGGCCTATTATCGACCTGCTGGTAGCCGACGATAACCGCGCCCTGCTCCGGCGCGACACGTCGGGCATCGACCTGTTTCTGCAACGCCCCGGCTCCAACCGCCCGTTCGAGCGGCTGAGCTGGCGCGGGTCTACCAGTCGGCCCGCTGGCCCGGATAACGTGTTTCGGCTGCGCTATGCCTCGCCAGACCTGCCCGATGGCACCTATCACCTGCTCGCTACTGCTCACGACGCCCTCGGCAATCGGGCCGCGCCCTATCGGGTTCAGTTTCGTATTCTGCGCGAACGCTTGTTGACCGATTTCACGGCTTATCCAAACCCCTTTCGCGACCAGATTTTATTCTCCACGCAACTAACCGGCGACCGCGCACCTGATTCACTCCTGTTGACAATCAGCGATTTAGCCGGGCGTATAATCCGTCGATTCCGCCAGCACGGGCGCATTGGGCTAAACGAACTGGTTTGGGATGGCCGCGCCGAATCGGGCGAATCGTTACCGGCTGGTTTATATTTTTACACGCTGCAAATCAGCGATTCGGGCGCACCGTGGCCCATCGCCGATGCCGCGCAAGGTAAGCTTAGCGGACGAATTTTATTGGTTCGGTAG